One window of Acidobacteriota bacterium genomic DNA carries:
- a CDS encoding protein kinase encodes MLDQFVGKVLAEKYRIDSVMRDTDLGRIYHGTHLLMDKNVAVKVLSPALAVDESIVNRFSREARAVSNISHPNLLNVTDFGSDADGTVFIVFEDADGQTLRKLLAHGEEFSATRAVKIVRQVASALSAGHIKGLVHRHLTTDNILVNQDDEVKLLDLGAGSEPVDGEYTTDRIRYLSPEQCADPSNGDERSDIYSLGVIFYEMLAGETPFQAENTNELMLKHAQEPPPPLTAFRKDLPPEIEPVILQTLAKNPDMRHQTAVELIDDLNRASRGFVAAPANERAEPGSPNNIWKTAFVVLAGISLLSAGLIWATSGRKTDPSTYQSDANAMPVQPIGPATGMNEQGLSNIAQVPLDFSNSNMMLTAPDTLSGGTSNPLWDQNYVPQGPVYIPPAGNQVTVGPCDPNNPFMPCDTVVVQQPSNTATNTTPSPKPTKSPAANTAATPAATETPKPQPSPTVAPAKTPQTKPSEQKTPASSTKKIESGKTQDSR; translated from the coding sequence ATGCTTGACCAATTTGTCGGAAAAGTTTTGGCGGAAAAATACCGGATCGATTCGGTGATGCGGGACACCGATCTCGGCCGCATCTATCACGGCACGCATCTGCTGATGGATAAAAACGTCGCGGTCAAGGTCCTTTCGCCGGCGCTGGCGGTGGACGAAAGCATCGTCAATCGCTTTTCCCGCGAGGCGCGTGCCGTTTCTAACATTTCGCATCCGAATTTGCTCAACGTCACCGACTTCGGCTCAGACGCCGACGGAACCGTCTTTATCGTTTTCGAGGACGCCGACGGACAGACGTTGCGCAAGTTGCTCGCGCACGGCGAGGAGTTTTCCGCGACGCGTGCCGTGAAGATCGTGCGGCAAGTGGCGTCCGCGCTTTCGGCCGGTCATATCAAGGGACTAGTTCACCGCCATCTGACGACCGACAATATCCTCGTCAACCAGGACGACGAGGTGAAACTTCTCGACCTCGGTGCCGGCAGCGAACCAGTCGACGGCGAGTACACGACCGACCGCATCCGTTATCTTTCGCCCGAGCAATGCGCCGATCCGTCGAACGGCGACGAGCGCTCGGACATCTACAGCCTCGGTGTGATCTTTTACGAAATGCTCGCCGGCGAGACGCCGTTTCAGGCCGAAAACACGAACGAGCTGATGCTCAAGCACGCCCAGGAACCGCCGCCGCCGCTGACGGCGTTTCGCAAGGACCTTCCGCCCGAGATCGAGCCGGTGATCCTGCAGACGCTCGCGAAAAATCCGGATATGCGTCATCAGACCGCCGTCGAACTGATCGACGATCTGAATCGCGCGTCGCGCGGATTCGTTGCGGCCCCGGCAAACGAGCGCGCGGAACCCGGGTCACCGAACAATATCTGGAAGACGGCATTCGTCGTTCTCGCCGGCATCTCTTTGCTTTCAGCCGGCCTGATCTGGGCGACTTCCGGCCGCAAGACCGATCCGTCAACGTACCAGTCGGACGCGAATGCGATGCCGGTTCAGCCGATCGGTCCGGCGACCGGGATGAACGAACAGGGACTTTCGAACATCGCCCAGGTTCCGCTCGATTTTTCCAATTCAAATATGATGCTAACCGCGCCGGACACTCTTTCCGGCGGCACGAGCAATCCGTTGTGGGATCAGAATTACGTTCCGCAAGGACCGGTTTACATCCCGCCGGCCGGAAATCAGGTAACCGTCGGACCGTGCGATCCGAACAATCCGTTTATGCCGTGCGACACGGTCGTCGTTCAGCAGCCTTCGAACACGGCGACGAACACGACGCCGTCGCCGAAGCCGACTAAGTCGCCCGCAGCGAACACCGCCGCGACGCCGGCCGCGACCGAGACGCCGAAACCGCAGCCTTCTCCGACCGTTGCTCCGGCCAAGACTCCGCAAACGAAGCCGTCGGAGCAAAAGACTCCGGCGTCATCGACCAAGAAGATCGAGAGCGGGAAAACGCAAGACAGCCGATAG
- a CDS encoding ATP synthase subunit I has product MSENSNTYEQEPPNLSHRRILILMAAVIVLGTALGFLFRSPRFGAGILVGGILAEVNYYWLKQALGGIFEKAIRDGKKPKFLIGGYLLRYVFLALALVIIYLTNAVEFAAVLAGLVSLAVAVTIEGIIRLFLIAFNRKEI; this is encoded by the coding sequence ATGAGCGAAAATTCCAACACGTACGAACAAGAGCCACCGAATCTTTCGCACCGACGCATTCTGATCCTGATGGCGGCGGTGATCGTGTTGGGAACGGCGCTTGGTTTTTTGTTTCGTTCACCGCGTTTCGGTGCGGGGATTCTGGTCGGCGGGATTTTGGCGGAAGTCAATTATTACTGGCTGAAACAGGCGCTCGGCGGGATTTTTGAAAAGGCGATCCGCGACGGGAAGAAGCCGAAGTTTTTGATCGGCGGATATCTTTTGCGCTACGTTTTTCTGGCGCTGGCGCTGGTCATCATTTATTTGACCAACGCCGTCGAGTTCGCCGCGGTGCTTGCCGGACTCGTGAGTCTCGCGGTCGCCGTTACGATCGAGGGTATAATACGTTTGTTTTTAATCGCTTTTAATAGAAAGGAAATTTGA
- the lpxK gene encoding tetraacyldisaccharide 4'-kinase → MPFSALYGLLARLRERLFDKGVYRSHSLGAPTISVGNITVGGTGKTPFVAFVAEFLASRGERVCIISRGYKRENERSCVIVSDGESILADARNAGDEPLELAINLRGKASVIVDADRIRAAARALDALAPTVFVLDDAFQHFRAKRDLDIVLIDATNPFGNRKTLPFGILREALSGLERAGMIVVSRANLVSNERLERIVDEIRSLSNCPIFASRNTFSGFRALNRESVERDSGANCFAFCAIGNPENFFDQMRAEGFKIVGTKAYPDHHYYSAGDIAAIASEARSAGADTVVTTAKDAVKLVGLEFPIPCVVAENRLSFDDEERFGEILLGVTRERVTLA, encoded by the coding sequence ATGCCTTTCAGCGCTTTATACGGACTACTCGCGAGATTGCGTGAACGACTTTTCGATAAGGGCGTTTATCGCTCCCATTCGCTCGGGGCGCCGACGATCAGCGTCGGCAACATCACCGTCGGCGGAACCGGGAAAACGCCGTTCGTTGCGTTTGTCGCCGAGTTTCTGGCCTCACGGGGCGAACGGGTCTGCATCATCTCACGCGGCTATAAACGCGAAAACGAGCGCTCCTGCGTCATCGTCTCCGATGGCGAAAGCATTCTCGCCGATGCGCGGAACGCCGGCGACGAACCGCTGGAACTCGCGATAAATTTGCGCGGAAAGGCGTCCGTTATCGTCGACGCCGATCGGATCAGGGCCGCGGCACGCGCACTTGACGCTCTCGCTCCGACGGTGTTCGTGCTCGACGACGCGTTTCAGCATTTTCGTGCGAAACGGGACCTCGACATCGTCTTGATCGACGCGACCAATCCGTTCGGAAATCGGAAAACACTGCCCTTCGGCATTCTGCGCGAAGCGCTTTCGGGCTTGGAACGCGCCGGAATGATCGTCGTTTCACGCGCCAATCTCGTTTCAAATGAACGGTTGGAACGGATCGTCGACGAAATTCGAAGTCTCTCGAATTGTCCGATCTTCGCTTCGCGGAACACGTTCTCGGGATTTCGGGCCTTGAATCGCGAATCCGTCGAACGGGATTCGGGAGCGAACTGTTTCGCGTTCTGCGCGATCGGGAATCCGGAGAATTTTTTCGATCAGATGCGCGCGGAAGGTTTCAAGATCGTCGGGACGAAGGCCTATCCCGATCACCATTACTACTCGGCCGGAGATATCGCTGCGATCGCTTCCGAAGCCCGGTCCGCCGGCGCTGACACGGTTGTGACAACCGCAAAGGACGCCGTAAAACTGGTCGGTCTCGAATTTCCGATCCCTTGCGTGGTTGCCGAAAACCGTTTGAGTTTCGACGACGAAGAGCGATTCGGTGAAATTCTTCTCGGGGTCACGCGTGAACGCGTTACTCTTGCGTGA
- a CDS encoding AtpZ/AtpI family protein, with translation MIKNLLSADEQPAEVPVENETPATVPMSLFSLAAVTEELPAEVESKPFDSDPAIEPDPAYDANEWNEAATTKDHEPAIVIAPFKEPSKVETIRRSGLAWSAGVVFFGSVVFTLILGWLVDLLLGSSPWGIVGGIVLGSIIGFVNFFRITSQIFKNG, from the coding sequence ATGATTAAAAACCTTCTCAGCGCAGACGAACAACCGGCAGAAGTTCCCGTTGAAAATGAAACTCCGGCCACAGTCCCGATGTCGCTATTCTCGCTAGCCGCGGTGACGGAGGAGTTGCCGGCCGAGGTCGAATCGAAACCGTTTGATTCGGATCCGGCGATTGAACCGGATCCGGCTTACGATGCAAACGAATGGAACGAGGCGGCAACGACGAAGGATCACGAGCCGGCGATTGTCATCGCGCCGTTCAAGGAGCCGTCGAAGGTCGAAACAATTCGCCGCAGCGGCCTCGCTTGGTCGGCCGGCGTCGTGTTTTTCGGATCGGTCGTTTTCACCCTCATACTCGGATGGCTGGTCGATCTCCTTCTCGGCTCGTCCCCGTGGGGAATCGTCGGCGGAATCGTGTTGGGATCGATCATCGGATTCGTTAATTTTTTCAGGATCACTTCACAGATCTTCAAGAATGGCTGA
- a CDS encoding DUF4372 domain-containing protein, which produces MEKITLFAQIVTRLDRFGFDRIVRKHQTDKQQRVMTAGRI; this is translated from the coding sequence ATGGAAAAAATAACATTATTTGCGCAGATCGTCACCCGTTTGGATCGTTTTGGATTCGACCGGATTGTCCGAAAGCACCAGACCGACAAGCAGCAAAGGGTTATGACAGCTGGACGCATCTGA
- a CDS encoding aminodeoxychorismate/anthranilate synthase component II produces MLLVIDNYDSFTYNLVQYLGELGAAMEVRRNDQVTLDEIVSDLKPEKILISPGPGTPDEAGVSLETIKMLGESVPILGVCLGHQAIGQVFGGRVIRAPEPVHGKPVEICHDGKTIFDDLPYRFRAARYHSLVVERETLPDCLEVSATSPDGLIMGLRHRRFPIEGVQFHPESILTKEGKKLLQNFLNL; encoded by the coding sequence GTGAACTCGGCGCGGCGATGGAGGTCCGCCGCAACGATCAGGTGACGCTCGACGAGATCGTCAGCGATCTCAAGCCCGAGAAAATACTCATCTCGCCCGGCCCCGGAACGCCCGACGAAGCCGGCGTTTCGCTTGAGACAATAAAGATGCTCGGCGAGAGCGTCCCGATCCTCGGCGTCTGTCTCGGACATCAGGCGATCGGCCAGGTTTTCGGCGGACGCGTGATCCGCGCGCCCGAACCGGTTCACGGAAAACCGGTCGAGATCTGTCACGACGGGAAGACAATCTTCGATGATCTGCCATATCGATTTCGCGCTGCGCGCTATCATTCGCTCGTTGTCGAACGCGAAACCCTGCCCGATTGTCTCGAGGTCTCGGCGACTTCTCCGGACGGCCTGATAATGGGACTCAGGCATCGCAGGTTTCCGATCGAAGGCGTTCAGTTTCATCCCGAGTCGATCCTGACGAAGGAAGGCAAAAAACTCTTGCAAAACTTTCTAAATCTTTGA
- a CDS encoding ATP synthase F0 subunit C, which yields MNKMKYVVFATMLLALMSVSAFAQGGAADNEQTVLAYKAIGGGIGFGLVAGLAAIGQGLVGSRAAEGAARNPGAAGTVQTLMIIALALIESLVLFALLIVFVKL from the coding sequence ATGAATAAAATGAAATACGTAGTTTTTGCGACGATGCTTCTGGCGCTGATGTCTGTCTCGGCCTTCGCGCAGGGCGGTGCGGCCGACAACGAACAGACCGTGTTGGCTTACAAGGCCATCGGCGGCGGCATCGGATTCGGATTGGTCGCCGGTTTGGCGGCTATCGGCCAGGGGCTCGTCGGCTCGCGCGCGGCTGAAGGCGCGGCACGCAATCCGGGCGCGGCCGGAACGGTTCAGACGCTGATGATCATTGCGCTGGCGCTCATCGAATCGCTCGTGCTTTTCGCGCTGCTGATCGTTTTCGTCAAACTTTAA
- the atpB gene encoding F0F1 ATP synthase subunit A, whose product MLLFSEGGHHTPLIVEFVNHYLGKPAYEFQMAYTKPLWDKLFAKFGTSAETMFGPYTVENAIPWYSIMFVIACILTMIVISIMKGKLSSEDPKPGQLTLEAGFLAIRDMIVNVVGEHGFKYFPVIATFSTLVLISNLMGLFPMFMAPTAHISVTFALGISSFIYYNSVGIRENGIGKHLGHLAGPKLPGIMALIITPLIFSIELISNLIRPLTLSIRLFANMFADEQIAMQISNLYAPFTQFLLPVALLPLAVFVAFVQTLVFTLLSMIYISEVTHGDHGHDDEHHAEESHAEVAVAA is encoded by the coding sequence ATGCTTTTGTTTTCAGAGGGCGGACATCACACTCCGCTGATCGTCGAATTTGTAAATCACTATCTTGGAAAGCCGGCTTACGAGTTCCAAATGGCCTATACGAAGCCGTTATGGGACAAGTTGTTCGCGAAGTTCGGAACCAGCGCCGAGACGATGTTCGGGCCGTACACCGTCGAGAACGCGATCCCTTGGTATTCGATAATGTTCGTCATCGCCTGTATCCTGACGATGATCGTCATCTCGATCATGAAAGGCAAGTTGTCGTCGGAAGACCCGAAGCCGGGCCAGTTGACGCTTGAAGCGGGTTTCCTCGCGATCAGAGATATGATCGTCAACGTCGTCGGAGAACACGGATTCAAGTACTTTCCGGTCATCGCGACATTCAGCACGCTGGTTTTGATCTCCAATCTGATGGGGCTTTTCCCGATGTTTATGGCGCCGACTGCGCATATCAGCGTTACGTTCGCACTCGGCATCTCGTCGTTCATCTACTACAACTCGGTCGGTATCCGCGAAAACGGCATCGGCAAGCATCTCGGCCACCTAGCGGGGCCCAAGCTTCCCGGAATAATGGCGCTCATCATCACGCCGTTGATCTTCAGCATCGAACTGATCTCGAACCTGATTCGCCCGTTGACGCTCTCGATCCGACTTTTCGCCAATATGTTCGCCGATGAGCAGATCGCGATGCAGATCTCGAATCTGTACGCGCCGTTCACCCAGTTTCTGCTGCCGGTCGCGCTTTTGCCGCTGGCAGTCTTCGTCGCTTTCGTCCAGACGCTCGTGTTCACGCTGCTTTCGATGATCTACATCAGCGAAGTGACGCACGGCGATCACGGTCACGACGACGAGCATCACGCCGAAGAATCGCACGCGGAAGTCGCGGTTGCGGCTTAG
- the trpD gene encoding anthranilate phosphoribosyltransferase gives MPKSGWLLDVPVGATNAKADTPLFPFLSRLTRGEDLSFDEASEFFRALTAPDANPAQVAGCLVALAAKGETFEELAGMARVMRERAVKITARQKNLIDITGTGSSPAKTFNVSTAAAFVAAGAGLTVAKHGNRAVTSRTGSADVLAKLGVKVASEPEVAQTSLSGAGICFMFGPKFHPALRRVGDIRRALGIRTSLNLLGVLANPANPMRRLLGVWHPSLVRPIAQALALLGTERSWVVHGSDGLDELTLSGPTSAVEITGNKLREFQISPADFKLKEGSIEHLRTHSADESAAIIRDVLSSKRRDEARSLIVLNAAAALVIGGIAKDPIHAARLAEQAIDSGQAQNKLDRLIQTTNKR, from the coding sequence ATGCCGAAATCCGGATGGCTTCTCGACGTTCCAGTCGGTGCCACCAACGCCAAGGCGGACACGCCATTGTTTCCATTTCTCAGCCGTTTGACCCGCGGCGAGGATCTGTCGTTTGACGAGGCGAGCGAGTTTTTCCGGGCTTTGACCGCTCCCGACGCCAACCCGGCCCAGGTCGCCGGATGCCTCGTCGCGCTTGCCGCCAAGGGCGAGACGTTCGAGGAACTGGCCGGGATGGCCCGCGTGATGCGTGAGCGGGCCGTCAAGATCACGGCGCGGCAAAAGAACCTGATCGATATCACCGGCACCGGTTCGAGTCCGGCAAAGACCTTCAACGTTTCGACCGCCGCGGCGTTCGTCGCCGCCGGTGCGGGACTGACCGTGGCGAAGCACGGCAACCGCGCGGTCACGAGCCGTACGGGAAGCGCCGACGTGCTCGCCAAACTCGGGGTGAAAGTTGCGAGCGAGCCGGAGGTTGCGCAGACCAGTTTGAGCGGCGCGGGAATCTGTTTTATGTTCGGCCCGAAGTTTCATCCGGCGCTCCGCCGAGTCGGCGACATCCGCCGCGCGCTCGGGATTCGAACCTCGCTTAATCTTCTGGGCGTTTTGGCGAATCCGGCGAACCCGATGAGACGGTTGCTCGGAGTCTGGCATCCGTCGCTCGTGCGGCCGATCGCGCAGGCGCTGGCGCTGCTCGGAACCGAGCGCTCGTGGGTCGTTCACGGCTCTGACGGGCTCGACGAACTGACGCTTTCCGGCCCGACATCGGCCGTCGAGATCACCGGCAACAAACTACGGGAATTCCAGATCTCGCCGGCCGACTTCAAACTCAAGGAAGGCAGCATCGAACATCTTCGGACCCACAGCGCAGATGAAAGCGCGGCGATCATCCGGGATGTCCTGAGCAGCAAACGCCGCGACGAGGCCCGTTCGCTGATCGTTCTCAACGCCGCCGCGGCGCTCGTCATCGGCGGCATCGCCAAGGACCCAATCCACGCCGCGCGTCTCGCGGAACAAGCGATCGACAGCGGCCAGGCGCAGAACAAGCTCGACCGACTGATCCAGACAACGAACAAACGATAA